TAAATTGCACTACGACGCTATAAGCACGTCCTCTTCCTCCCTTAATTGACTTTCCTTCTAAAATTGTCCCAGCAACCTTTACTCCATTATTTCGTATTTCGGAACTTTCAGAGACTGAAAAATGCATCCAGAATAGGAAAATCATAAATATCCAAATGATAACAAATAAAAAAATGATACTTGTTCTTAACTTATTTATATTTTGTCTCGAACAATTATTGAAATTGTAAATTAGTTGAAATAGAAAAAAGGTAAATACACTACTCGCCAATACGGATATTAGCATAGGTGTTTTATTATAAATACTTAAAGGTATAAAAGTAAAGAATACTCCAAAAGTCAGAATTATAAGTATTAACCACAAAAATCTTTTTTTTGAATTGTTCTCCTTAAAGACTTCTTGTTTTTCAACCTCAGAAAAAGAATATTTTTTATTATGTTCCATAATCGTGCACTAATATCTCATAATTTCAGACTACGGTCATATATATCTGCTGTCGCCATTTCAGTGCTTTATTTTTGTCAAAGTTACTGATTAGTTTTCGAAAAGACAAGACGTCTAAGTGAAAGACAAGCAGAATATTGTAGTCGTAATGTTTGTGTGCCTTGAATGGTAAATATAGTAAAAGTTCTTTAAACGGAAGCGTTTTTGGAACAAGTCCAGAGGGTGAAAGTCCCTTGTGCGCGGAGTCGTGTCCGGATGGCAAAGCCTTTTGGTGTGTGTAGTTTTTACTCTATTAAGGAATTAATAATACCTTACTTGAACTTTCTCCATTTTCTAAAAATTCATGAGCTTTTTTTCCTTCTGCAAGTTTAAATTGAACGGGGTCTTTTATTTTTATTGCACCTGATTTTATTAAAACAAACAGTTCATTCGCTCTGCGTTTTCTTTCACTTTCATTTGTTAAGTAAGACCATAAATCCCCTCCTGTAAGCGTTTTACTTGTGTCCATTAGCATTCTTGGGTCGACTGCTTTTGGGTCTCCTCCACTCATGCCATAAAATACTACGTGTCCACGTTCTTTGGTAACTTCAAAACTATCCATCAATGTTGATCCCACACTATCAAACACAACATCAACACCTTTTTGATTTGTTATTTGCATTATTTTAGATTTCCAACTGTTATTTAACTCGATTGCATAATCTGCTTTACAATCTAAAATTGTATTCAGTTTATCAATATTCCTAGACAATCCTATAACAATTGCTCCTTTTAATTTGCAAAGCTGGATTAAGATTTGCCCAACACCTCCCGATGCTGCATGTATAAGAACAACTTCTCCAAACTTTACAGAATAGCTATCATTTGCCAAATATTGGGCAGTTAGCCCTTGTAAAAGTACTGATGCAGCCAAAGAATATTCAATATCATATGGAATAGGGATTGCATGAGTTTCAGGAATCAAAACAAACTCTGCGTTTGCAAAAGGAACATCTGTATAAGCAACTCTATCTCCAACTTTAAATTTGTCAGACTTAGATTCACTAACAATTCCAGCTCCTTCGTACCCAGCAATAAAAGGTGGTTCTCCCTTTAAATGATAATTACCTTTCCTTCTATAAATATCAGCGAAGTTTAGTCCAATTGCTTTGTTTTCCAAAAGGATTTCATTGGCTTTTATAAGTGGTTTTGGAATTTCTAGATATTCGAGTACATCTGGTGAGCCAAATTTTGAGAATGTCAATGCTTTCATAGTCGTTTCTTTATTTCTTTGTCAAATTACATTTTGTGTGTGCCTCGGATGGTAAATGTAGTAAAAGTTCTTTAAATGGAAGCGTTTTGGGAGCAAGTCCAGAGGGTGAAAGTCCCTTGTGCGCGGAGTCGTGTCCGAACGGCAAAGCCTTTTGGTGTTTCTATGAAAGAAATGGGAGGCTGGGCGGTTGCCCAACGGCGTAGCCCTCACGAATTCCAACAAAAGAAATGATTACAGGATGAGTAACGCCCCATTTTGGGAACCACGATTACCCTTGATCGCTTAGGCAAAAGGGGGTATGAGGCTATGCTTACACATTACGAGAAAATTGCGCCACATCTTAATGAACCGCTGTATACGAGACCCGTAAGTACAGTGGTGTGAGAGGTTCTCCCCGTCGGCTTAGCTGGCGGGGCAGCCTACTCGATTACCCAACGTAATTCTTCCTTTTCATTTCAAATTTAGCAATTCCGCCCGATAAATATACATAATTCCACCACCATGCACTCAGGTTTTTAAAAATCATACCTTTTCGCAGTTTGTATGTTTTATAATGCTTCATTATTCCTAAATACGAGTTCATACTGCTTTGGAAAGCCGATTGTTCTTCTTTTGTGGGTTTATGGTTTCTCGCTATGCGGTTTTGCTTTTCTATGGCGTTGTAAAAGTTTCCTTTGGTACGGTTGGCAATGTATATGCGGTTTGGTAAAATTACAGCACCAATAAATTTCACTCCCTTACTGTAATGTTGCAGGTAAATCTTTTTTGGGTGAATAGTTGCCTGTAAAGTTGAATGCAGAAAGCTGGTAAGTTTTTGCATAAGTTCTTTTAAATACTCTTTGCTCTGGTGTACTATTACAAAATCATCCACATATCTGCCGTAATAGCGAATGCCTAAATCGTGCTTTATATAATGGTTGAATGTATCCATGTAGAAATTGGCAAATACCTGACTGGTGAGGTTGCCTATTGGCAAACCGCAATTGGGCGGACTGTGAAACAGGCTTTTGTTATTGGGCAAATCGTTCCAATTGCTGCGTTTTCCTTTAATGATGCAGTTTTTTGTTGGGTCGTTGAAAATGGTTTTGCAACAAAGCTCTATCAATAAGGGTTTATCGGGTTCGTTATATTTTGTGTTTATAAATTCGGTAAGTTTTTTGAAAAGAATTTGCTTGTTAATGCTCATAAAAAAGCCCTGCAAATCGAGTTTCAAAATGTAACAGTCTTTGGTGTAATTGGCAGAGCATTGGCGTATAAACTTATCTACTCTCTGAATGCCGAAATGTGTGCCTTTGCCCTCTCTGCAACTGTAACTATCGTTGATAAACTGTTTTTCAAACAACGGATTGAGTTTATTTATGATAAGATGATGAACTACTCTATCACGGAAATCGGCTGCAAAAATTTCACGTGTTACAGGCTTATTAACTATAAATGCTATTGACCTACCTACCTGATAGGTTCCGTTGTTTATCTCTTCGCATAGCTTTACTAAATTGCTTTCGTAATCAATCTCAAAAGCAATGGCATTAACGGTATTGCGTTTGTTCGAACGGCAAGAAAAGTAGGCTTCAAATAATTCTTGTAGTGCAATTTTAGGTTGCGGTATGTCGAAAAGTGATAATTGCAAATCAGTTAAAAGTTAATAAAGTTCTTAAAAAAAGAAAACACTGTCAGGTCTTTGCTGACACTGACAGGTTTTCTGAAAAAATGGTTTGTTTAAAATCCCGAACAGCCCGCACATAGTTTGTGTTGTTCTTATTGTTGTTGTTCTGGTTGCCATTGTCGAAGTTCTGGTTCCAAGCGTTGTTGTTATTGTTCTCACTGGAACTCCAATAGTACGCACTAGCAAAACCACCAACCACAAAAAAATAAAGGCGTTCATATAAATACAAGGCATCTCATATTTATTGTAGCATTACTCAAAACAAATTACTTTATATCAAGTAACACTCATTTTAACTGCTCAACGAACAGTCCCTTTATCGCTTTTAAACAAAACCTTGCTCGCTTGTATATGCCTTAACACATACAATTCTGGCATTTACCGATTGGCATTACGCCAACCGGTAATCTGTTTGCCTATGCTATCCATTAACCCTGATAACTCGGCTTGTTTTTTTACGGCTAAAATTTTCATATCAACACATAAGCGTATCTCAAATTTCAGCAATTCAAAATCATCTAAAAATGCCTCAAGATATACAACCTTATCTTGTGCTTTATTTGCCCTGTATATACTCCTTACAAGCTGTATTGCATCACGCTTCATATCTTGCCCAAGTGTATATTTATATTCACGAGGAAACTCCTGTGTATACAAAAACACCTTCTGCACAAGCGTGTATACATCCTTAAAAACCTGCAATTCGTAATATAATGCCATAAATGGAATTTCAAAAAAAAAATCGACCGCTTCGCGGTTAAATAGTTAAATTGATAAATAGTTAAAAAGCCCGAACAGCCCGCACATAGTCTGCGAGGCTCTTACCGCCGTAGCTCTGGCTGCCATTGGCGAAGTACTGGCGCCAAGCGTAGCCGTTACCGTTCTCACTGGAACTCCAATAGGACGCATTAGCAAAACCACCAACCACAACTTTTTGGCTGAACAATAAGTTTAACTCGTAATTGGAAGGTAAATACCAGTCGCCATAATTACCACCCTGATAGTTGGCACATATTTGTGCAGCATAAGCTCCTTCGCCTTGATTAGCTATAATACGCTCTGTATTAAATTTACCTGCACCGATGCCATCTCTCACGGCATTAGTAACAGTAGAAGTTCCATTATACCATTGTATCCCTGTGCTTTGATCGGCAGTGGCAGCTATTAAACCATGCTGCCCTGTGGCATCTAACCAAAATATTATGCCGCCTTGGTAGCTTTGGCCAATAGTAAGAGCTGTTGCTCCTGTTGCATTCACCACATAAGGGCTTACAGTTGTTCCTGCACCTGTTACAGTTACATTTGTTCCTGCGGTTACTTTGGTTTCGGAGCCGTCGGCAGCAGTTGGTATTATTGGTTTGTTTTTGATATAATCATCGGCAGTTGTTGTTGCCTGATTCCAGTCGGCTTGTACATTCACTTCAGCTCCCGTGGCTATGCCTGCAAGTTTTGTTTTTTCAGCAGTGGTGTAATCTTCTGTTGATAAACCTTTGCCTGTTACTTTGTCAACTTTTAAATCCAATGCTGTTTGAGTTGCTGTGCTAATAGGTTTGTTTGCATCGGTAGTGTTATCTACATTAGCAAGTCCAATGTTTGCTTTGGTTAGGGTTATTGCACCAGCTACTTGGGTAACACCATTCACTGAAGTTGTGAGACCTGCTGCTCCGTCAACCCCATTTGTTCCTGCTGCGCCTGTTAAGCCAGTAGCACCTGTTGCTCCAACTGCTCCGTTTGTCCCTGCTGCTCCTGTTGCACCGGTCAAACCTTGAATACCTTGTGGGCCAGTTGGTCCAGGTGTTCCATTAGCCGAAAATAAAGCATACGGCACACTCATTAATTCGTTAGTGCCTGCAATGGTATAAGCTGTGCCGCCTGATGGGTCGGTTTCGGTTTTAATAAAATATGGACCGGTTGCCCAATTGATAGCAGAAAAAGTTCCTGTAACAATTGTTCCTGTTCCAATTTCTAAACTTACCAATCCATTGGCATTGGTGGTTGGGGTTTGGGTTTCTGTATAAACAACCGTTCCTGTTGACGAGCCTTGCAAAATACTTATTTGCATTCCAACATTTGTACTTGTAACAAGAGCATTACTGCTGTTACGAATTACTGCCTGATAGCTCATTTTCTCGGGACTTTGTGCCCATACTGTTGCAGTCATTAAAACTGCTGCCAAAATTGTGAAAATTCTTTTCATTGTTTGTTCCTCCTTAATTTTTAATGATTTTAAACGTTTTTACTTCTTTGTTGCCTTCGGTAACTTTTACAAAATAGGTTGCAGGCACAAGGTTGCTCATAACAATACTTGTTTCGTTGCCTGT
This is a stretch of genomic DNA from Williamwhitmania taraxaci. It encodes these proteins:
- a CDS encoding four helix bundle protein, with translation MALYYELQVFKDVYTLVQKVFLYTQEFPREYKYTLGQDMKRDAIQLVRSIYRANKAQDKVVYLEAFLDDFELLKFEIRLCVDMKILAVKKQAELSGLMDSIGKQITGWRNANR
- a CDS encoding RNA-directed DNA polymerase; the protein is MQLSLFDIPQPKIALQELFEAYFSCRSNKRNTVNAIAFEIDYESNLVKLCEEINNGTYQVGRSIAFIVNKPVTREIFAADFRDRVVHHLIINKLNPLFEKQFINDSYSCREGKGTHFGIQRVDKFIRQCSANYTKDCYILKLDLQGFFMSINKQILFKKLTEFINTKYNEPDKPLLIELCCKTIFNDPTKNCIIKGKRSNWNDLPNNKSLFHSPPNCGLPIGNLTSQVFANFYMDTFNHYIKHDLGIRYYGRYVDDFVIVHQSKEYLKELMQKLTSFLHSTLQATIHPKKIYLQHYSKGVKFIGAVILPNRIYIANRTKGNFYNAIEKQNRIARNHKPTKEEQSAFQSSMNSYLGIMKHYKTYKLRKGMIFKNLSAWWWNYVYLSGGIAKFEMKRKNYVG
- a CDS encoding Lcl domain-containing protein, with product MKRIFTILAAVLMTATVWAQSPEKMSYQAVIRNSSNALVTSTNVGMQISILQGSSTGTVVYTETQTPTTNANGLVSLEIGTGTIVTGTFSAINWATGPYFIKTETDPSGGTAYTIAGTNELMSVPYALFSANGTPGPTGPQGIQGLTGATGAAGTNGAVGATGATGLTGAAGTNGVDGAAGLTTSVNGVTQVAGAITLTKANIGLANVDNTTDANKPISTATQTALDLKVDKVTGKGLSTEDYTTAEKTKLAGIATGAEVNVQADWNQATTTADDYIKNKPIIPTAADGSETKVTAGTNVTVTGAGTTVSPYVVNATGATALTIGQSYQGGIIFWLDATGQHGLIAATADQSTGIQWYNGTSTVTNAVRDGIGAGKFNTERIIANQGEGAYAAQICANYQGGNYGDWYLPSNYELNLLFSQKVVVGGFANASYWSSSENGNGYAWRQYFANGSQSYGGKSLADYVRAVRAF
- a CDS encoding quinone oxidoreductase family protein; the encoded protein is MKALTFSKFGSPDVLEYLEIPKPLIKANEILLENKAIGLNFADIYRRKGNYHLKGEPPFIAGYEGAGIVSESKSDKFKVGDRVAYTDVPFANAEFVLIPETHAIPIPYDIEYSLAASVLLQGLTAQYLANDSYSVKFGEVVLIHAASGGVGQILIQLCKLKGAIVIGLSRNIDKLNTILDCKADYAIELNNSWKSKIMQITNQKGVDVVFDSVGSTLMDSFEVTKERGHVVFYGMSGGDPKAVDPRMLMDTSKTLTGGDLWSYLTNESERKRRANELFVLIKSGAIKIKDPVQFKLAEGKKAHEFLENGESSSKVLLIP